In Synchiropus splendidus isolate RoL2022-P1 chromosome 11, RoL_Sspl_1.0, whole genome shotgun sequence, the DNA window CAATTGCAAAGGGGGATTCGTTTTCTCTTCCTTGTCAGGTAACTTCAGTGAATCCAAGTCAATCTTTGTGGTATCTGCCCAAAAACAATGTTCTCCTGCCTACTCAACAAACTAGAAGAGCAGAGGTCATGGAAAATGGAACTCTGGTAGTCAAGAAGTTCACTGTGGAGGATGCAGGGGAATACAGCTGTTTGGCATCCAATCTGTATGGAGTTGACATGCTCTCCCATGTAGTGGAGCTTACTGGTCAAAAATTGAAATTGTCTAGCAAGTCCAAAGTAAAGACAGAGAAAGAGCTCTGGTTCAGCACAGTTGACCTTGAAGGATCTGGGGCAGAATACCAAGAGATCACGGGTCCTAATGCAACACAGTTTCCCAAAACAGGACCGCAACAAAACAGCCCCAATCGTTCCACAAAAAAGACACGAATTAAAGATACTAAGACTACACCTACAAACTCTGTCAAAGAACTGCTTCCAAGGCAGCGGGAACACATTTcaacaaacaccaaaaacaTGCCGAGAGTCATTCCCACTCAAGAAGATCCACCTACTGCAACAGCAAATGTCGTGGAATTCCCATCTCAAACGTCAAGTACTATGGCTTCTTCTACTCCTCATAGAAGTTTTCTCACAACGACTCCTGTCTTGACTGTGAAGCCCTGGGGTCATGCAAAGGTCGAAACAGGCCAGACAGAGAAGAGGTGGGATGAATATGATGAGACTGAGAGTGCACAGACTCAGTCAAATCACCTACAGGCATCAGTGAGGACCACAAAAGTGCCGTTTTACCATTTTCAGGAAACGGACACAGTTTCCTCTTCGTTCATTACAAGGCCAAAACCAACTGAAAGACCCAGAAACCAGCAGCGAGGAGAAGGTAGAAGACGTGTCGTCCCTGGATCATCAAACAGACGAAGACCACCTTATAGACAGAGAGTACCACCCCTGCAAAGGGTCCATCCAGCGAGAAACAATTTCAGACATAAAGCAAACATGCTCCCAACCAGAGAACCAACAACTCTTACACCCCCAACTACTCTGCCACCAACCACAACCACTACTACAACCACAACTGCAACAACCCTCCTAATTATAGACACAACAActgatatttcaaacaaagaTGAAGAATATTATGAGGAATCTGAGTACAATGATCATGATGACAATGTGAATGAAACCAAAGAATCTGAAGAATCTCCTGATATCACCAATGTCAGCACAGCTCCAATATCACCTCCGGCAAGAGGGAATGTGCCACCTGTAGATCCAGGAAAGTTTGAGCCATCCAACACAAAAATAGAGGCTATTACTCCACCAACCGAACTGACATTGACAGGAAAGGAGGATGTCCCATCTAGAACAGGAAAAGATGAGAAGGGAGAGGGTAGGATGCCGACTGATGTGCGTGGAAGtgaggacaaaaacaaagcagctaAGCAAGAGGCAGAACTTTCAGAAAAGGAGGGGTTCATAGGCAAACCACATAATCATAATTTGCCAAATCTGAGCAAAGGTACATCAACAGAAACTCACACACCAGTCAAAGTCACCACTTCCGAATCTGCTGGTTCCACACCAACAGATGACGCCACAGAAGAAAGCCATCATATCCCAATAATGGAGCCTCTCCATCCTTGGCTTCACCCGCAAAACCAGGGCAGAGGGCAACCAACCCGTCTTCCTCCTCGAACACATCAAGatagaagtaaaataaaacaagaagtgGTGCATTCTAATTGGCAACCTCTCCTTCCTCGCGTCCCGCCAACGACGCAGTGGCACGTCAACCGCCATCATCAGCATAATCCCCACATTCGTCACCCTCACTGGCCCAGTATGGTGCCAACGTATAAACCCTGGCATTTTGCCCATCCTTGGGCTCACAGCCCGGTGGTCACCAACAGACCTGAGATCATCGCAGAGACAATGAAGCCATCACCTACAAGGCCTGGTTGGACAGCAAACCGTCCATATACACCCTCCCCATCACAGCAGTCACATCATGATCGTCATGGCGATTTTATCAGCCAAACCAGAGATCAGCGGCTCTTTTCAAGGCTAAGGAACAGATATCGACAGGTATGTTTTTGATGGTGTGGTCCTGACATGCTTGCCACTTGTGTAAAAATATTAGTTTTCAAATTAagaaaactaataataataataataataataatgcggAAAGATACAATAGTGActcaattgtaaaaaaaaaaaaaaaaaaggcttttaacAATGCAGCTCGTACAGTATAttagaaataaagaaaacattggGTATGTTGCTAGAAAAGAACTGTAAATGCATCCAATAAATCAAAAAAGTGTCTTCCATCGTTGAGGAATTGTGTTAGCCACCACAAATAGGTGAAAGTGCCGTGCGTTAAACATCACACCAATATGTTTGGTCATTGGCATTACAAACAAAGTGCTTACAATCGTACTTACAATTTCACAAACATAGTGAATAGAATTGTAGCAGATTGGAAGGCAGAACCCAGCGGTTATTAATACTCCATGCCATCTGTTCTCCAATATGATAACATCCCATTTGATGCCAATTTCAAAATGTGATAGAaatgttttaattttcttttttttttttttcatatcaacTTAGGGACTCttgaataacaataaaataaggATATGAAGTGGAGATCTGTTTTTGACCAATAGTGCTATTACAATTTCAGTCGCATTTTTTACAAGcaaagataaataataaaaggataTAATCCTAATTTTGTCAATGATCATCAGATGTACTGTGAAAGATCACTGAATTCTGATCACAATACATGGCTCTTGTAGACAGGAATCTCAGGAAGTTGTATATGTCATAATGTGCCACTGAAGACATTCAATGTCTTGAACTAGAACTTTTGCAAGCTGTGTTTTAACCATGATGTATACAATatggaatgattttttttttttaacaggccCAGATTGATAGAATATCACAATTGGGTCATATTGTGACACCCAGGCCCATTGGCTCAAGAAATCCCCCAATATTCGATACACCCAAATTTAAATTTGATGCCTCACGTCAAGCTTTCCCAACAAGACAACCTGCGAGCACGCCCCCCCACACCTACATCAAACCTTTACATCCAGTGAAATCTTCCTCAGCTTACTACAGTTTCAACACAACTCCTCAACCTCATCATTCTGGCACGCAAAGTCCCCACTATGGAAGCCAGTGGCCTGTTGGTGGTGAGTCCTTTTTTAGAAGGTTAATGATTCATGACATTTTTCCAATAGCATCTATTGattctcctcagctggacgAATAGTTTCCCGCCGTCCTACAGCTGTGCCCCCTTACCCGTTTGTGTTGGGATCTGGTGGATCTGGAGGTAATGGTGTGAAGCCCCACATCACCACACTAACTCCAGCCAGTGTATCAATCCTGGCAGAGGGGGATGTTGTCCTTGACTGCAAAGCAACTGGGATTCCAGAACCCACAATTGCATGGACTAAAGTCTCCACAGGCAAGAAGAAGATTTCATGTCATATTGAACCATTTTATATTGCGCAAACACACTTATTTTGGGTTCATGATGTGGGCATAACATTAGAAATCAACCAGCAGTGTGCTATTCTTTTTATTCCCTCATATCCTTTAATTCACATTATCCTGCCGAGATACAGATAATCCTCAAGTTCAGCAACTTATCCAAAATTCTGTCACTGCTGATTCCATCATCTGACTCCGACAGACCTCTTTAAACACCTCAGAGAATTAATCACATTTGAGGGTCACACCATCTTGGCTTATGAGTGAAAGACTAGCAGGTCATCTGCAGTGCGACTCGCCCAGGAACTGGAAGGTCGCCAGGTATCTCTGGAGAGGGTGAAGTCCTCTGAAAGCACAATTGCACATTTTATAATATATGTCCTAGTTTGATGTTGCTATACTCCTACTGCTCCCCACAGCTAATAGAACTTGTTCTTTATCCAGTCTGCGCTATATTTCTCCAGCAGGATGGAAGTCCAAACTTTAAAGTGTGCCTCCGTTGCAGAATCTTACATCAAACCTCCATATTTGCTTTAAGTGATACGCTTCCTACAGTGTCAGAATATGCTGTAGAATACAGGCAGCTAACTTCTACGTCACTGCCTCCACTGGAGATTAGTTGAtatttatatcatttttttgtaactctttttttgtgtgttcttaGGTGCTACCATACCTGCCAACTCAAGGCATGGTGGGCGTTTCGAAGTACTCAAGAACGgaacatttgtcatcaaaacCGTCCAGCTCCAGGACCGTGGCCAGTACTTATGCACAGCTCAGAACAGATTTGGGTCTGACCGCATGGTGATGACCCTTGCTGTCCAAACCCAGCCCCCAAAGATTCAGCATCCTAAATCATTCAACGTTGCCATTTACGTAGGAAAGGGTGTGGCTCTCGACTGTTTGGCGTCTGGAAGACCACTGGCACAAATATCTTGGATCCTGCCTGATCGGATGTTTGTCCGTGACTTTGGAATTGTTCACAGCCAGCTCTCACCTATGTTTTTGCTTGAAAATGGAACACTACAGATTCATTCTGCTAATTTCTCCAGTAAAGGAGATTATAAATGTATTGCAAGTAATGCAGCAGGGGCTGACACAGTTACTTATCATCTCCATGTAGCAGCTTTGCCGCCGAGCATCAGCGAGGAACCACTGGACTCTGTCCTTGTTTCGCCAGGCAAAAGTGTGTATGTCCACTGCTCTGTGAAAGGCGAGCCGGTACCATCGTTGAAGTGGACTCTTCCAACTGGTGCCCATGTGAAGCCATCTCAGTTTCTGGGACGGAAGGTCTTTGTCTACACTAATGGCACtctatatctgaaaaatatttcaccATCAGATGCAGGAAGGTATGGACTGTGCACTTTTCATGCATGTTAACGTTCAGGAGCCTATGTTTTCAGTTCCTCTTGGTGGCCTTCCTGCCTTTCCCTCATTCTCTGATATATTATATggaacccatcctcactcctataatatattgacgttgggaaagtggacttttgcgttccATGCGGAAAccttccacgttgcatgttgacaatCCGCGACCCCCACCTGGAGCGCGccactgaaacacctatgcatcaACAATAGTGtttgtaatattattattatttctatacACTTAACACAGTAAGCcgtaaaaatcattttaaaatcatcaGATTCATATGTGACAAAATAGatattgatgttttaaatgtcacGATAAAGTCTCTGACAGTGGCTCATTCCATGGCCTTTCTGTGTGACTTTACCTTTTCTGTGCTCCCGATGTTTTCCATGGGTTTATGTCTTGTGTGATGTGGTGGATTGTGTCCCCACCACATTTGATTGACAGGAACAGTGAACATGGAATGTTACTTACCTCAAGTAATTCAGACTAAATTCTAAATTTCTTAACAGTTACGAGTGTTCAGCCAGCAACACAGTGGGCACTGCAAAGAGGACAGTTCAGCTGAGAGTGCAAAGTGAAACTCCTGCACTTGCTCGACGCCCAACGGCACCTTTCCCGATTCCATCAACACATCGTCGCAATGGAGCATCGAGGATGCACTCAGTCACTGCCATGCATGGTTCAGCAGTCTACCTCCACTGTCCAGAGTCGTCAGGAAGGGCCACCTGGCAATTGCCCTCCAAAGCCATCATGGACCATCGACACAGGTCTTGCTAATGCCCAAAAATGATAGGCAATATGTTTATGAtagtttgtgttttctcttttagTGCAGAGAGTCAAATTAAGGTTTTTCGTAATGGGACCCTGAGAATACTTCAGCTCACAGAGCATGATGGTGGAGCGTATCTGTGCATCTCACAGAGACCAAATGGGGAAAACATAGAGCTCTTCCAGGTCAGAAAAGAACcagtttttttcttattttgtgtGACCAACTGCAGTGTGAATAAACAAGTCATGCTATTGCAAAATGGAATATAACATTATTTTTGAGTTGCTTAGGCATTTCCAAGAGGATTAGAAGCATGTTCTAATTTTTGGACATTTACTTTTACAGGTGCAGGTCTTGATGACCGCCCCCAGAATTGAACATGTGAGGACTGCACAGGCAAAGGTCACATATGGAGAAAACTTCCAGGTTGGTAAAAGGATAGAACCTTTATGTACTTTGAGGCAGTAGTTTGAGTTTCTCAAgttctgattttatttacaatcatcattgttgcttgtaACTATATGCTAAACATTAAGCAACATTCAGCATTGGGAAAACCAATGTTCCCCTGGTATGTGGAGGATTCATTGATCACTGCTGTTGAACAAAGTCACGACTAAATCGCACGGCCAtttgatggcctttaaataGGATGTTGCTTTTTGAGATGCAAGGGGTGTATTTCTGTCATGCAGGTCTATTCATGTCAGAATTTAATTTCAGGTAGACTGTGTGGCTACGGGTCTCCCAGACCCTGAGGTCTCTTGGAGCTTGCCTGATGGGACCTTGATCAACAATGCCCTTCAGTCAGATGATAGCGGCCAGCGCAGCCGTCGCTATGTCATTTTTGGCAACGGAacattgtttctgcagcatATTGGCAAAAGTGATGAGGGGGACTATACATGTTACGCCCAGAACAAAGTTGGAAAAGATGAGAGAAAAGTGAGCGTCAAGATTGAACCAAACCGTCCGAAAATAAGATTCAAATCACAGTCCCTTGTTAAAGTGAAGTTTGGTGAGGCAGCTAAGTTGACTTGTCAAGCTACTGGAGAGCCACCTCCAAAAATCATCTGGATTTCTCCCAAGAGTAATGTTATACAAATGAATTCAGAGAAATTCTGGATAATGGACGATGGGGCCCTGGTGGTTAAGAAAGTGAAGCTGGCAGATGAGGGGAAATATACATGTGTGGCGAGAAACTCAGCTGGTGATGATGTTAAAAACATAATGCTGGAGATTGATTCTCAGGAGCCGTTGATCAAAGGTATCAGTGGGCGAAGTACGACTAAAGTTTTGGTTATTTCTTACCAAAGTGCACTTTTGGACTGCAA includes these proteins:
- the si:ch211-159i8.4 gene encoding matrix-remodeling-associated protein 5 — protein: MALWSCRRIFWSFSGTSRTSILLFLPSLLLLTQISAVHSALPCPRSCSCPRVKEVHCTFRHLTTVPKTLPKDTERLNLGYNSLTEVEGSEFRSLRQLEMLMLHGNDINTLHAGAFYSLTSLQILKLSYNKLTSVSIGLFEGLVELVRLHLDHNLITFIEPYSFSGLPSLKLLQLEGNLLKEIHPHTFITVSLLGSFWTSGLKHLHLSDNLFEVLPAPALRTAPRLELLSLHGNPWSCDCQLQWLLEWSSAHEGVIKCKKERESGSTETCPQCLSPQSLNGTSLLELNPDKVSCERPILTSTLKQFDNPIWAESSGELDHPYVKDLEKPLGHLTFMLSDSHANSAHVACDVRRPGDSSPMTWSVMPHSHGEIRVNVSLATALECEIDRETLQNLWQLVAYYYESPAILERGQQKGNNSRVTYQYAQVINENSPYFTDLKGYLVAEPSWLLQRRVSLRLNRKETTTKKLVMDFTTTITKDINIHRNEEDNDLSSSWALIRRGTAGRVQTVVEGSKAHLECNVFASDPQIQVEWMLPDFSIVETGSSKVDISESGKLVIMNASRSDSGLYYCMTKTKTGVDLMPLRLTVKERVLSPTAFNGQRLTIAKGDSFSLPCQVTSVNPSQSLWYLPKNNVLLPTQQTRRAEVMENGTLVVKKFTVEDAGEYSCLASNLYGVDMLSHVVELTGQKLKLSSKSKVKTEKELWFSTVDLEGSGAEYQEITGPNATQFPKTGPQQNSPNRSTKKTRIKDTKTTPTNSVKELLPRQREHISTNTKNMPRVIPTQEDPPTATANVVEFPSQTSSTMASSTPHRSFLTTTPVLTVKPWGHAKVETGQTEKRWDEYDETESAQTQSNHLQASVRTTKVPFYHFQETDTVSSSFITRPKPTERPRNQQRGEGRRRVVPGSSNRRRPPYRQRVPPLQRVHPARNNFRHKANMLPTREPTTLTPPTTLPPTTTTTTTTTATTLLIIDTTTDISNKDEEYYEESEYNDHDDNVNETKESEESPDITNVSTAPISPPARGNVPPVDPGKFEPSNTKIEAITPPTELTLTGKEDVPSRTGKDEKGEGRMPTDVRGSEDKNKAAKQEAELSEKEGFIGKPHNHNLPNLSKGTSTETHTPVKVTTSESAGSTPTDDATEESHHIPIMEPLHPWLHPQNQGRGQPTRLPPRTHQDRSKIKQEVVHSNWQPLLPRVPPTTQWHVNRHHQHNPHIRHPHWPSMVPTYKPWHFAHPWAHSPVVTNRPEIIAETMKPSPTRPGWTANRPYTPSPSQQSHHDRHGDFISQTRDQRLFSRLRNRYRQAQIDRISQLGHIVTPRPIGSRNPPIFDTPKFKFDASRQAFPTRQPASTPPHTYIKPLHPVKSSSAYYSFNTTPQPHHSGTQSPHYGSQWPVGAGRIVSRRPTAVPPYPFVLGSGGSGGNGVKPHITTLTPASVSILAEGDVVLDCKATGIPEPTIAWTKVSTGATIPANSRHGGRFEVLKNGTFVIKTVQLQDRGQYLCTAQNRFGSDRMVMTLAVQTQPPKIQHPKSFNVAIYVGKGVALDCLASGRPLAQISWILPDRMFVRDFGIVHSQLSPMFLLENGTLQIHSANFSSKGDYKCIASNAAGADTVTYHLHVAALPPSISEEPLDSVLVSPGKSVYVHCSVKGEPVPSLKWTLPTGAHVKPSQFLGRKVFVYTNGTLYLKNISPSDAGSYECSASNTVGTAKRTVQLRVQSETPALARRPTAPFPIPSTHRRNGASRMHSVTAMHGSAVYLHCPESSGRATWQLPSKAIMDHRHSAESQIKVFRNGTLRILQLTEHDGGAYLCISQRPNGENIELFQVQVLMTAPRIEHVRTAQAKVTYGENFQVDCVATGLPDPEVSWSLPDGTLINNALQSDDSGQRSRRYVIFGNGTLFLQHIGKSDEGDYTCYAQNKVGKDERKVSVKIEPNRPKIRFKSQSLVKVKFGEAAKLTCQATGEPPPKIIWISPKSNVIQMNSEKFWIMDDGALVVKKVKLADEGKYTCVARNSAGDDVKNIMLEIDSQEPLIKGISGRSTTKVLVISYQSALLDCKVDGKPEPRVWWVTPLGHSLPAPYLGGRFQVHQNKSLELRGVRKADEGKYICLAKNSLGDASLLVELEVASHAEKPIFTVPNIEIIPIKQDGREMILDCRARGKPDPDFAWVLPNGTMLLPGSKLQRFIHVLGNGSLKISQPEFNDKGVYRCLAKNVAGQAEKRYSLEAGRKPLIRGSSGQIKMSYGQNFDLHCSADGWPQPSIKWTLPNGLVLDKAQTVGRASVLANGTLQLRQVAMFDKGTYTCKAFNSFGSSTMLYSVAVTVFPPRITSVLAPITRVHRGSPVVLHCLASGTPRPDISWTLPGRTTLVPHNRFTVQGGIHMTEEGSLVLQNPVLTNSGIYKCNAKNALGTDFKSTYLQVV